The Macrobrachium nipponense isolate FS-2020 chromosome 1, ASM1510439v2, whole genome shotgun sequence genome includes a window with the following:
- the LOC135218903 gene encoding uncharacterized protein LOC135218903: MPYHYVVPNCKGNYETGPKVNIFSFPKNEELAVKWIPAIKRESFTPTTYSKVCSLYFMPEVIIWEKSCYDKNTGTTSTTKLKMPQLREGGHYNISVRQVFECEKKLRMMSVLKQKLSFNDRAVHVAINDEINWNDLETTHTVKGTLRDISLQVTE, from the exons ATGCCTTATCATTATGTTGTCCCAAATTGCAAGGGGAATTACGAGACAGGGCCCAAAGTCAACATATTTTCTTTCCCCAAGAATGAAGAACTTGCAGTAAAATGGATACCAGCCATAAAACGAGAAAGCTTCACCCCGACCACATATAGCAAA GTTTGCAGTTTATATTTCATGCCAGAGGTTATTATATGGGAAAAATCCTGTTATGACAAAAATACTGGCACAACTTCAACTACAAAACTAAAAATGCCACAACTTCGTGAAG GTGGCCACTACAATATTTCTGTACGGCAGGTGTTTGAATGTGAAAAGAAGCTGAGGATGATGTCTGTTcttaaacaaaaattatcattCAATGACAGAGCAGTACATGTAGCCATTAATGACGAAATTAATTGGAATGATTTAGAAACCACTCATACTGTAAAAGGTACTCTGCGTGACATATCTTTGCAAGTAACAGAATGA